TGAGATTATGGATGCAGAAGACCCGCTGTTTATCCTCTACACAAGCGGCACAACAGGAGTACCAAAAGGTATCCTGCACACCTGCGGTGGATACATGGTCGGCACCTACTACACCTCAAAGTACGTATTCGATATAAAAGATTCTGACGTCTACTGGTGCACGGCAGATCCGGGCTGGATTACAGGACACAGCTACCTTGTTTACGGACCTCTCGCAGTTGGAGCAACGATATTGTTCTCTGAAACAACTCCTGATTATCCTGATCTTGGAGTATGGTGGGAGATGGTGGAGGATTTTGGTGTTACCATCCTCTATACTGCGCCAACAGCTATCAGGATGTTTATGAAGTATGGAGAATCATGGCCTGACAAATATAATCTTGAAAGTCTGAGAATTTTAGGCTCTGTTGGAGAACCTTTGAATCCTGAGGCTTTCGAGTGGTTTTACAGAGTCATTGGAAAAAGCAAACTTCCAATTGTTGATACATGGTGGCAGACCGAGACGGGTATGCATATGATAACAACTATTGTAGGCCAGCCTATGAAGCCCGGATTTGCCGGAAAACCGATTCCCGGAGTTGTTGCAGATATAGTAGATAATGAGGGAAATCCTGTAGAGCCGGGCAAAAAAGGAAAACTGGTAATTAAAGCGCCATGGCCTTCGATGATGAGAGATGTCTGGAACAACCGGGAAAGGTATGAGCATTACTGGAATGACATTCCCGGATGCTACACGGTTGGTGATATGGCTGTTAAGGATAAAGATGGCTATATTATGATTATCGGCCGATCTGATGATGTCATAATTGTGTCCGGGCATAATATTGGTTCAGCCGAGGTTGAGTCAGCCCTTGTTGATCATAAGGCTGTATCTGAGTCTGCGGTTGTAGGCATTCCTGACGATCTGAAAGGAAACCTGATTGTTGCATATGTAATACTAAAAGAGGGTTTTACCGGAGGTGAAAAGTTAGAGAACGAGCTTAAATACCATGTCAGGATGACGCTTGGCCCGATTTCAATGCCGTCTGACATCCGGTTTGTACAGTCACTTCCAAAGACCAGAAGCGGCAAGATAATGAGGCGTGTTTTAAGAGCACAGGAGATGGGAGTAGATCCGGGAGATCTTTCAAC
The genomic region above belongs to Methanomicrobium antiquum and contains:
- the acs gene encoding acetate--CoA ligase — its product is MNEEKVNLKAPVYIPDSSYRDYRWMGDYETVYRESVENPEKFWEDIAGELEWDKKWDNVLEWDYPDARWFSGAKLNITANCLDRHVNNSRKNKVAIIWRGDDGCERVFTYRQLFREVMRFANGLKKLGIKKGDRICFYMPFVPEHIIAILACARIGAVHTIVYAGFGSDSLHQRIVDSEAKLVITADVSIRRGKRIDLKSIVDEAIVNAPSVERIIVYRRTKPEIELYAEMELDYYSLIKGESFHCDPEIMDAEDPLFILYTSGTTGVPKGILHTCGGYMVGTYYTSKYVFDIKDSDVYWCTADPGWITGHSYLVYGPLAVGATILFSETTPDYPDLGVWWEMVEDFGVTILYTAPTAIRMFMKYGESWPDKYNLESLRILGSVGEPLNPEAFEWFYRVIGKSKLPIVDTWWQTETGMHMITTIVGQPMKPGFAGKPIPGVVADIVDNEGNPVEPGKKGKLVIKAPWPSMMRDVWNNRERYEHYWNDIPGCYTVGDMAVKDKDGYIMIIGRSDDVIIVSGHNIGSAEVESALVDHKAVSESAVVGIPDDLKGNLIVAYVILKEGFTGGEKLENELKYHVRMTLGPISMPSDIRFVQSLPKTRSGKIMRRVLRAQEMGVDPGDLSTLED